The DNA segment ATGATATTTTAGCCACTATTGATGGAATGAGAAAACTTGGAGCTAATATTCAATGTGAGAAAGATAGATTGATAATAGAGGGGATAAAAAGCTTTGATAATTTAAAAGATAATATAATTGATTGTAATGAGTCAGGATCTACGCTTAGATTTTTTATACCAATATTTTCTTTAACAGGAGAGAAAATTAGTTTTATTGGTAAAAATAGACTATTAAAAAGACCACAAAAAATATATGAAAAGATTTTTAAAGAGCAAAATATATATTATTTTCAAGATGAAAACAAGATTGAAATAGAGGGAAAAATAAAAGCAAAAGAGTATTTTATTGATGGAAATATAAGTTCTCAATTTATAAGTGGACTTCTATTTACTTTGCCACTTTTAGAGGAAAATTCTATTATTAATATAAATCCACCTTTTGAATCTGCTTCGTATATAGATTTGACAATGGAAGTTTTAAAAGAGTTTGGCATTACTATAAATAAAGTTACTCCATTAAGATTTGAAATTCAAGGTGGACAAAAATATATAGCAAAGGATTATAAAGTTGAGGGAGATTTTTCACAACTGGCATTTTTTGCTGTATTAGGTGCTTTGAATAATAATTTGAAATGTATTGGAGTCAATCTTAATTCCAAACAGGGAGATAAGGCGATTATAGATATTTTAAAGAAAAGTGGAGTTAAGATAGAAGAGATTGAGGAAGGGTATCTAATTTATAAAGGTAAAATAAAAGGTTGTGAAATTGATCTAGGAGATTGCCCAGATCTTGGACCTATTTTAAATGTACTAGCAATGTATGGAGAGGGAGAGTTTAAAATATTTAATGCTGGTAGACTTCGTCTTAAAGAGAGTGATAGAATTTCTGCAATGGAAGAGGAGTTAAAAAAATTAGGGGTAGAGATAGAAACAACTGAGGATGAAATTAAAATTTTAGGAAAGGAAAATTATTTAGGGAATATAGAAGTTTTTGGGCATAAAGATCATAGAATAGTGATGAGTTTGGCCATAGTAGGAACAATATTAGAAAAGCCAATAATTATTGATGGAGCAGAGGCAGTGGAAAAATCTTATCCTAAATTTTTTCAAGATTTAGAAAGCTTAAATGTAAAAGTTGAATATTTATAAACTATAATTTATCATTCTAATAAAAAGTAAAAATATTATTATCCCTAACATCAAGTTGGCGTAATTTGGAAGTGAATATTAGAAACCCTCAGCGAAATGCAGTTAAGAAAATGCAACGTGTTTGAGGCGTAGCCGAGTTTTGCATTTTCAACGGAATAAGCAATAGGGATTCTTTATTCACTGACATGGAGACAACTTGATGTTAAAAAAAGAAATTTAGATAACTTAACTTGACTAATAATCGCTAATGCAAAGATACTTTGTCAAAACCTAGCGATGTGCTAGATAATTGAGCTTGGTTAGATAAATTTATAGTTTTGTTAACATAGATTAGAGTGAAAATTAGTACTTATAATATAAAAAAGGATATTGTAATTAAATTTACAATACCCTTTTTAAATTTGTTATTTTTTAAAACATAAAGCTAATGCTCCTAATAGAGCTGAATCATCTTTTAATTTAGGAAGAACAATATAATCATCTATATTCTTTAAAATTTTATCATTTTGTACATAATTATTTAGAAGTTTAACAACTCTTTCCTTAATTAAAGTTA comes from the uncultured Fusobacterium sp. genome and includes:
- the aroA gene encoding 3-phosphoshikimate 1-carboxyvinyltransferase, translated to MKIKIYPSKCSGEIKIPSSKSMGHRAIICASLANGKSIISNLDYSDDILATIDGMRKLGANIQCEKDRLIIEGIKSFDNLKDNIIDCNESGSTLRFFIPIFSLTGEKISFIGKNRLLKRPQKIYEKIFKEQNIYYFQDENKIEIEGKIKAKEYFIDGNISSQFISGLLFTLPLLEENSIININPPFESASYIDLTMEVLKEFGITINKVTPLRFEIQGGQKYIAKDYKVEGDFSQLAFFAVLGALNNNLKCIGVNLNSKQGDKAIIDILKKSGVKIEEIEEGYLIYKGKIKGCEIDLGDCPDLGPILNVLAMYGEGEFKIFNAGRLRLKESDRISAMEEELKKLGVEIETTEDEIKILGKENYLGNIEVFGHKDHRIVMSLAIVGTILEKPIIIDGAEAVEKSYPKFFQDLESLNVKVEYL